One window from the genome of Candidatus Neptunochlamydia vexilliferae encodes:
- a CDS encoding 4'-phosphopantetheinyl transferase superfamily protein, which translates to MEPRNCRLKSGETHIWYLSPSEVEIKTHFLSSDEIERGKAFRFDRHRKTFWAYRILLRKVLSLYTGVPPEELLFNYTPFGKPYIDHEFPLWFNLSHTEPLAALAITGDCPVGIDIEKVGPIEDLEGLVDQFFSPQEFREFKSLNKKEQTDAFYFLWTCKESYVKGIGEGLFHSLDRFSVPLIPYLKSPEQRGAITGTQWFFHSTTLSFKGEKYVISCSFKNPKMLVQTNFFAEKHLLE; encoded by the coding sequence GTGGAGCCAAGAAATTGTAGACTAAAAAGTGGGGAAACTCATATCTGGTACCTGTCTCCTTCTGAGGTCGAGATCAAGACCCACTTTTTGTCTTCCGATGAAATTGAAAGAGGGAAGGCATTTCGTTTTGATAGGCATAGAAAGACATTTTGGGCGTACCGTATCCTTTTAAGAAAAGTGCTATCTCTATATACGGGAGTGCCCCCGGAAGAGCTTTTATTCAATTATACCCCTTTTGGAAAGCCCTACATTGATCATGAATTCCCCTTGTGGTTTAACCTTTCCCATACAGAGCCTTTAGCCGCTTTAGCCATCACAGGTGATTGTCCTGTCGGCATAGACATCGAAAAAGTGGGCCCAATCGAAGACTTAGAGGGTCTTGTTGATCAGTTTTTTTCACCTCAAGAATTTCGAGAGTTTAAGAGCCTTAATAAAAAAGAACAAACCGATGCTTTTTATTTTCTTTGGACATGTAAAGAGTCCTATGTGAAAGGAATTGGAGAAGGGCTTTTCCACTCTTTGGACCGGTTTTCCGTTCCCTTGATCCCTTACTTGAAAAGTCCCGAGCAAAGGGGGGCTATTACCGGAACACAGTGGTTTTTCCATAGCACTACCCTCTCCTTTAAGGGAGAAAAATATGTCATATCTTGCTCTTTTAAAAACCCTAAGATGCTCGTTCAAACAAATTTTTTTGCTGAAAAACATCTTTTAGAGTAA